Proteins found in one Paucidesulfovibrio longus DSM 6739 genomic segment:
- a CDS encoding carboxymuconolactone decarboxylase family protein, which yields MNKNRRNVFKAYQDFTATIKKGSSIDSKNQSLILIACSILSQCDMCISLHVQNAASNGATKDEIIDAALLAVAMGGSPKMMHMKYVYEEIDKLYD from the coding sequence ATGAACAAGAACCGTCGCAATGTTTTCAAGGCGTACCAGGATTTCACTGCCACCATCAAGAAAGGCAGCTCCATCGACAGCAAGAATCAGAGCCTGATCCTGATCGCCTGTTCCATCCTTTCGCAGTGCGACATGTGCATCTCCCTGCATGTTCAGAACGCCGCGAGCAACGGTGCGACCAAGGATGAAATCATCGACGCGGCGCTCCTGGCCGTGGCCATGGGTGGTTCTCCCAAGATGATGCACATGAAATATGTCTACGAAGAGATCGACAAGCTCTACGATTAG
- a CDS encoding GAK system XXXCH domain-containing protein — protein MGNSIKMESYLSADKLPDMFRRLADVMEKGAVESGLEALQGVEDFSKIGISVKKEFGRLLFKIKIKCKSEECAVSETGDAEEPLKYKSLKKRMKNSFKLIFTSLGEGVMPPDEAVRSFVRDSELMIGFPGFGDAHYEEYAAATQSFADAYESGDLAATQTACNELDRIKSHCHNRFK, from the coding sequence ATGGGCAACAGCATCAAGATGGAATCGTATCTCTCCGCGGACAAGCTCCCGGACATGTTCCGGCGACTCGCCGATGTGATGGAGAAGGGAGCGGTGGAATCCGGTCTGGAGGCTCTTCAGGGAGTCGAGGATTTCAGCAAGATAGGGATTTCCGTGAAAAAGGAATTCGGCAGGCTGCTCTTCAAGATCAAGATCAAGTGCAAGAGCGAGGAATGCGCCGTCTCCGAGACTGGTGATGCGGAAGAACCTTTGAAATACAAATCCCTTAAAAAGAGAATGAAAAACAGCTTCAAGCTGATTTTCACATCGCTTGGCGAAGGCGTCATGCCTCCGGACGAGGCGGTCCGGTCCTTTGTCCGGGACTCCGAACTGATGATCGGTTTTCCCGGCTTCGGCGACGCCCACTACGAAGAGTATGCGGCGGCGACGCAATCCTTTGCGGACGCGTACGAATCCGGTGATCTCGCCGCGACGCAGACGGCCTGCAACGAACTCGATCGAATCAAGAGCCATTGCCACAATCGTTTCAAATGA
- a CDS encoding bifunctional enoyl-CoA hydratase/phosphate acetyltransferase produces MPLTSLAELVEAVLRSGRRPRVAIAPCADEFILRGGIEAHSQGLADPVLIGDMQRAAQVADEHGLDISGFESVHEPDAAAAVNRAVRMYREGAVSIIMKGLISTAVVLKAVLNKETGVPPVSGILSHVTVFDAPTGGRLMLLTDAGVNIRPNLQRKADILRNALNVARRLGMDCPRAAMLAATEKVNYPAMPATLDADVISKMAAQGQFGRCLVHGPLALDLAISPQAAVTKGVNHPVAGHADILCTPDIESGNMLYKALGILHGSTLASVVVGSRVPVVVPSRSDSAESKFHSIALAAFLAADSSADVGDKQ; encoded by the coding sequence ATGCCCCTAACCTCTCTTGCGGAATTAGTGGAGGCGGTACTGCGCAGCGGACGGCGTCCCCGCGTGGCCATAGCTCCCTGCGCCGATGAATTCATACTTCGCGGCGGAATCGAGGCCCACTCGCAGGGACTCGCCGACCCTGTGCTCATAGGAGACATGCAGCGTGCCGCGCAGGTGGCGGACGAACATGGACTGGACATTTCCGGGTTTGAGTCGGTTCACGAGCCGGATGCAGCCGCCGCGGTGAACAGGGCGGTGCGCATGTACCGCGAAGGCGCTGTCTCCATCATCATGAAGGGACTCATCAGCACTGCGGTCGTGCTCAAGGCCGTGCTGAACAAGGAGACCGGCGTGCCGCCCGTCAGCGGCATCCTCAGCCATGTCACGGTGTTCGATGCTCCGACCGGGGGGCGCCTGATGCTGCTCACGGACGCGGGCGTGAACATTCGTCCCAATCTGCAACGCAAAGCCGACATCCTGCGCAACGCGCTGAACGTGGCCCGCCGTCTGGGCATGGACTGTCCGCGTGCCGCCATGCTCGCGGCTACGGAAAAAGTCAATTATCCTGCAATGCCTGCAACGCTCGACGCGGACGTGATCAGCAAGATGGCGGCTCAGGGCCAGTTCGGCCGATGTCTCGTCCACGGTCCCCTGGCGCTGGATCTGGCTATTTCACCTCAGGCCGCGGTCACGAAAGGGGTGAATCATCCTGTTGCCGGTCATGCCGACATCCTCTGCACCCCGGACATCGAAAGCGGCAACATGCTCTACAAGGCGCTGGGCATCCTGCACGGATCGACGCTGGCCAGCGTTGTCGTGGGCAGCCGCGTTCCCGTGGTCGTCCCATCCAGAAGCGATTCCGCCGAATCCAAATTCCATTCCATTGCCCTGGCCGCCTTTCTCGCCGCGGATTCCAGCGCCGATGTCGGAGATAAGCAGTGA
- the buk gene encoding butyrate kinase: MIHHVLTVNPGSTSTKVALFRNEESVLEVEVRHSKEDVEAHPTVLGQLAMRRDTVRAALRKGFPDGVVPRLDAVVGRGGLLKPIPGGVYAVNEAMLDDLRSARYGEHASNLGALLAVEYAARDNASALVVDPVVTDEMRDLARLTGLPDVQRRSVFHALSQRGAARRVAGQMGISYEQGRFLVAHMGGGISIGAHDQGRVVDVINALDGEGPFSPERVGSLPLITALGLVLREKHSVQELQRLALTRGGLFAHLGTNDLRQVQKMADNGDERAALVFDALAYNISKQISSLAPALLYEPGARVDAVVLTGGLSRSVRLVEAVSGRLAHLGPCFALETDEMRVMADGAWRVLRGELVPLAYSS, from the coding sequence GTGATCCATCATGTCCTGACGGTCAATCCCGGCTCCACTTCCACCAAGGTGGCCCTTTTTCGCAACGAGGAAAGCGTTCTTGAGGTGGAGGTCCGGCATTCCAAGGAGGACGTCGAGGCGCATCCGACCGTGCTGGGGCAGCTTGCCATGCGCAGAGATACCGTGCGCGCCGCCCTGCGCAAGGGCTTTCCGGACGGCGTGGTGCCGCGGCTTGACGCCGTGGTCGGACGGGGCGGACTGTTGAAGCCGATCCCCGGCGGAGTTTACGCCGTGAACGAGGCCATGCTCGATGATCTGCGTTCGGCCCGGTACGGCGAGCACGCCAGCAACCTCGGCGCCCTGCTTGCCGTCGAATACGCCGCGCGGGACAATGCCTCGGCCTTGGTCGTCGATCCTGTGGTAACTGACGAAATGCGCGATCTGGCGAGACTGACGGGATTGCCGGACGTGCAGCGGCGGAGCGTTTTTCATGCGCTCAGCCAGCGCGGCGCGGCGCGGCGCGTGGCCGGGCAAATGGGCATTTCGTATGAACAGGGAAGATTCCTCGTGGCCCACATGGGCGGTGGCATCTCCATCGGCGCGCACGACCAGGGCAGAGTGGTGGACGTCATCAACGCCCTGGACGGCGAAGGGCCGTTCAGTCCGGAGCGGGTCGGCAGTCTGCCGTTGATAACGGCGCTGGGGCTTGTCCTGCGGGAGAAGCACAGCGTCCAGGAGTTGCAGCGTCTCGCCTTGACGCGGGGAGGGCTTTTCGCCCACCTCGGAACAAACGATCTTCGCCAGGTCCAGAAGATGGCCGACAATGGCGACGAGCGCGCGGCGCTTGTTTTCGACGCCCTGGCTTACAACATTTCCAAGCAGATTTCATCGCTCGCTCCGGCGCTTCTTTATGAACCCGGCGCGCGCGTCGACGCCGTGGTGCTCACGGGTGGACTTTCGCGCAGCGTACGGCTCGTGGAAGCCGTATCCGGCAGGCTTGCCCATTTGGGGCCATGTTTCGCCCTGGAGACGGACGAAATGCGCGTCATGGCCGACGGAGCCTGGCGGGTGCTGCGGGGAGAACTCGTTCCGCTCGCGTATTCTTCCTGA
- a CDS encoding tetratricopeptide repeat protein gives MFGNLLKKITTPPPFQVGKRNLERAWRASMNNDMKMARQYNAKAAQAFREMLEADLAKGKRTFPPRLAAAGIAILRDGDPETASRLLAQALERQETLFQAYSWAGLAFGQLGDAENALRYWNLFQGVQAGQAVLNKIIMEQKIGLENGQIELKSACAEVEQGLLKQDKADFREGKSFWLLERL, from the coding sequence ATGTTTGGGAATCTCTTGAAGAAAATCACCACGCCTCCGCCCTTTCAGGTCGGCAAGCGCAATCTCGAGCGGGCCTGGCGGGCGAGCATGAACAACGACATGAAAATGGCCCGCCAATACAACGCCAAGGCGGCCCAGGCATTTCGGGAAATGCTCGAGGCCGATCTCGCCAAGGGGAAGCGCACGTTCCCGCCGCGCCTCGCAGCGGCAGGCATCGCCATCCTCCGCGACGGCGACCCGGAAACCGCCTCGCGACTGCTGGCGCAGGCCCTTGAGCGCCAGGAGACTCTTTTTCAGGCGTATTCCTGGGCCGGGCTCGCTTTCGGCCAACTCGGCGATGCGGAAAACGCCTTGCGCTACTGGAATCTGTTCCAGGGGGTGCAGGCCGGGCAGGCCGTGCTGAACAAAATCATCATGGAGCAGAAGATCGGTCTTGAAAACGGGCAAATCGAACTCAAAAGCGCTTGCGCCGAGGTGGAGCAGGGACTTCTCAAGCAGGACAAGGCCGATTTCCGTGAAGGGAAAAGCTTCTGGCTCCTGGAGCGTCTCTAA
- the ilvN gene encoding acetolactate synthase small subunit produces the protein MKHTISALVRNEPGVLAAMARHFGEAKLNIKSIACGETENPDISRMVIRLEAGDAQVSDITEQMAALDFVIQVDDLSRKEFVDRELALIKVGLKPEDTAQIMQVFEVFRADVVGMGQSSITVELTGDEARVDGLIKMLKPYGILSMCRTGTIALKRGDE, from the coding sequence TTGAAACATACCATTTCCGCACTGGTGCGCAACGAGCCCGGCGTACTCGCAGCCATGGCCCGCCATTTCGGCGAGGCAAAGCTGAACATCAAATCCATTGCCTGCGGCGAGACCGAAAATCCGGATATTTCACGCATGGTCATCCGGCTGGAAGCAGGCGATGCGCAGGTCAGCGACATCACCGAACAAATGGCAGCCCTTGATTTCGTGATCCAGGTGGACGACCTGTCGCGCAAAGAGTTCGTGGACCGCGAACTCGCCTTGATCAAGGTCGGCCTCAAGCCGGAAGACACCGCGCAGATCATGCAGGTCTTCGAAGTTTTCCGGGCCGACGTGGTCGGCATGGGCCAGAGCAGCATCACGGTCGAGCTGACCGGGGACGAAGCCCGCGTGGATGGTTTGATCAAGATGCTCAAGCCTTACGGAATATTGAGCATGTGCCGAACCGGAACCATCGCGCTCAAACGCGGCGACGAGTAG